A single window of Electrophorus electricus isolate fEleEle1 chromosome 16, fEleEle1.pri, whole genome shotgun sequence DNA harbors:
- the itsn1 gene encoding intersectin-1 isoform X7 codes for MAQFSMPFGGGLDTWVISVDERAKHDQQFHSLTPTPAGFITGDQAKNFFLQSGLPPPVLAQIWALADLNNDGKMDVHEFSIAMKLIKLRLQGHPLPPTLPPSMKQPPLSLPPPTAFGVPGVGTVTGLPAVPPMPHPPLPTGVPVVGMSPPLVSTVTPPMPPMANGAPSMMQTVPGFSHPGESLALEAPLSATAHKSSSFNRSSAKLSKGQSFETPSAPAVPVPLDWAVPQSSRLKYRQLFNSHDKMMSGHLTGPQARTILMQSSLPQTQLATIWNLSDIDQDGKLTAEEFILAMHLIDMAMSGLPLPPLLPPDLLPPTFRRVRSGSGVSVSSVHSTDQRAQEELAEEEEKELEKKLPVTFEDKKRENFERGNLELEKRRQALLEQQRKEQERLAALEREEQERRERERQEQERRRQQELERQLDKQRELERQREEERRKEIERREAAKRELERQRQLEWERNRRQELLTQRNREQENIVLLKARKKTLEFELEALNDKKSQLEGKLQDIRCRLATQRQDIESTNKARELRIAEITALQQQLQESQQWLGRLIPDKQCLSDQLKQVQQDSLHRDTLSSLQRAVEMKEATRQQLREQLDAVEKETRSKLLEIDAFNTQLKELREIHNKQQRQKQKELEGNLIIQPPLASKPTDLQESRLPGADDGVSPAWRDSALGKAPTLPAVQPWASRAAEEENQGPRSDAQDKLAKLFAQQPEAGKQPGPSPWPTGDKVSVSSLGQEKVKVVYYRALYPFEARSHDEISIQPGDIVMVKGEWVDESQTGEPGWLGGEIKGKTGWFPANYAEKIPESEVPLNLRASAALSTSKLSSRVAPATTSSVLQPVTTETVSVAPPPTAPTAPGPTAPSSSASSNWADFSATWPTNSTVEKQDSDGWEAWPSQPTQPSLSVPSGGQGRQRSAFTPATLSGSSPSPVLGQGEKVEGLQAQALYPWRAKKDNHLNFNKSDVITVLEQQDMWWFGEVQGQRGWFPKSYVKLISGPVRKSMSIESGSSDSPPSMKRPSPSPNKPMDLGEEYLAMYTYESSEQGDLTFQQGEVIAVLRKEGDWWTGTVGGRTGVFPSNYVKPKDSEGLGPAGKTGSLGKKPEIAQVIAPYTATGAEQLTLAPGQLILIRKKNPGGWWEGELQARGKKRQIGWFPANYVKLLSPSTSKTTPTEPTPPKLPTPNAVCQVIGMYDYTAQNDDELPFGKGQIINVLSREDPDWWKGELNGSVGLFPSNYVKLTTDTDPSQQWCADLHLLDMLSPMERKRQGYIHELIVTEENYVNDLQLVTETFQKPLLEWELLTEKEVAMIFVNWKELIMCNIKLLKALRVRKKMSGERMPVKMIGDILTAQLPHMQPYIRFCSCQLNGATLIQQKTDEVPDFKDFVKRLAMDPRCKGMPLSSFLLKPMQRVTRYPLIIKNILENTPESHPDHSHLRQALEKAEELCSQVNEGVREKENSDRLEWIQAHVQCEGLSEQLVFNSVTNCLGPRKFLHSGKLYKAKSNKELYGFLFNDFLLLTQVTKPLGSSTSEKVFGAKSHLQYRMYKTPIFLNEVLVKLPTDPSGDEPIFHISHIDRVYTIRADSINERTAWVQKIKAASELFIETEKKKREKAYLVRSQRATGIGRLMVNIVEGIELKPCRSHGKSNPYCEVTMGAQCHITKTLQDTLNPKWNSNCQFFIRDLEQDVLCVTVFERDQFSPDDFLGRTEIRLADIKKDQGSKGPITKRLLLHEVPTGEIVVRLDLQLFDEP; via the exons ATGGCTCAGTTTTCCATGCCCTTTGGAG gggGGCTGGATACGTGGGTTATCTCTGTGGATGAGAGAGCCAAACATGATCAACAGTTCCACAGTCTGACCCCCACACCTGCTGGCTTCATCACAG GTGACCAGGCCAAGAACTTCTTCCTGCAGTCAGGCCTCCCACCCCCTGTTCTGGCACAGATATG GGCTCTGGCCGACCTCAACAATGACGGGAAGATGGACGTGCACGAGTTCTCCATCGCCATGAAGCTGATCAAGCTGCGTCTGCAGGGCCACCCGCTGCCCCCCACGCTGCCGCCCTCCATGAAGCAGCCgcccctctccctgcctccccccACGGCCTTTG GTGTGCCAGGCGTGGGGACCGTGACGGGCCTGCCGGCAGTACCGCCCATGCCCCATCCCCCGCTCCCCACCGGTGTGCCGGTGGTGGGCATGTCGCCCCCGCTGGTGTCCACGGTGACCCCTCCCATGCCCCCCATGGCCAATGGAGCTCCTTCAATGATGCAGACCGTGCCGGGCTTCTCACACCCAGGTGAGAGCCTTGCACTGGAAG CCCCACTTTCAGCCACAGCACACAAAAGCTCTTCTTTCAATCGCTCCAGTGCCAAGCTGTCCAAGGGCCAGTCTTTTGAGACACCTAG tgCCCCTGCTGTTCCTGTGCCCCTCGACTGGGCCGTGCCCCAGTCCTCACGGCTGAAGTATCGTCAGCTCTTCAACAGCCATGACAAAATGATGAGCGGCCATCTCACAG GGCCCCAAGCTCGAACCATCCTCATGCAGTCCAGTCTTCCACAGACACAGCTGGCCACTATTTG GAACCTGTCGGACATAGACCAGGACGGGAAGCTGACGGCCGAGGAGTTCATTCTGGCCATGCACCTGATCGACATGGCCATGTCGGGCCTGCCCCTCCCACCGCTTCTCCCCCCCGACCTCCTCCCTCCAACCTTCAG gagggtgcgTTCTGGCAGTGGCGTCTCAGTGAGCAGCGTGCACTCCACGGATCAGCGAGCGCAGGAGGAGttggcagaggaagaggagaaggagctggagaaaaAGCTTCCAG TCACCTTTGAGGACAAGAAGCGGGAGAACTTCGAGCGGGGCAACCTGGAGCTGGAGAAGCGACGGCAGGCGCTGCTGGAGCAGCAGCGGAAGGAGCAGGAGCGTCTGGCGGCGCTGGAGCGCGAGGAGCAGGAGCGGCGGGAGCGCGAGCGCCAGGAGCAGGAGCGCCGCCGCCAGCAGGAGCTGGAGCGGCAGCTGGACAAGCAGCGCGAGCTGGAGAGGCAGCGCGAGGAGGAGCGCCGCAAGGAGAtcgagaggagagag gctgctAAGCgagagctggagagacagcGACAGTTGGAGTGGGAGAGGAACCGCAGGCAAGAGCTGCTGACACAGAGAAATCGAGAGCAAGAGAACATAGTCCTGCTCAAAGCACGCAAGAAAACACTCGAATTTGAACTGGAGGCTCtg AACGATAAGAAGTCTCAGCTGGAGGGGAAACTGCAGGACATCCGCTGCCGACTTGCCACACAGAGGCAGGACATTGAGAGCACCAACAAGGCCCGCGAGCTGCGCATCGCGGAGATCACCGcgctgcagcagcagctgcag GAGTCTCAGCAGTGGTTGGGCAGGCTGATTCCTGACAAGCAGTGTCTGAGTGACCAGCTGAAACAGGTCCAGCAGGACAGCCTGCACA gggacaCTCtctccagcctgcagagagcCGTGGAGATGAAGGAAGCCACGAGACAACAGTTGCGGGAGCAGCTAGATGCCGTGGAGAAGGAGACGCGCTCTAAACTGTTGGAGATAGATGCCTTCAACACACAGCTGAAG GAGCTCAGGGAGATCCACAACAAGCAGCAGCGTCAaaagcagaaggagctggagggCAACCTCATCATCCAGCCGCCGCTGGCCTCCAAGCCTACCGATTTGCAGgagtccag GCTGCCGGGGGCCGACGATGGCGTGTCGCCCGCCTGGCGGGACTCGGCACTAGGGAAGGCGCCCACGCTGCCGGCCGTGCAGCCGTGGGCGAGCCGCGCTGccgaggaagagaaccagggccCCAGGAGCGACGCACAGGACAAACTGGCCAAGCTGTTTGCGCAGCAGCCGGAGGCGGGAAAGCAGCCGGGCCCATCGCCCTGGCCCACgggag ATAAAGTGTCCGTGTCTAGCCTGGGCCAGGAGAAGGTGAAGGTGGTGTACTACAGAGCACTTTACCCTTTTGAGGCTCGCAGCCACGATGAGATCAGCATCCAGCCTGGAGACATAGTCATG GTGAAAGGGGAGTGG gTGGACGAGTCTCAGACGGGCGAGCCCGGTTGGTTAGGCGGAGAGATAAAAGGAAAGACCGGTTGGTTTCCAGCGAACTATGCAGAGAAGATTCCGGAATCTGAAGTCCCTCTCAACCTGAGAGCCAGTGCCGCCTTAAGTACCTCCAAACTGTCCAGCCGAGTTGCGCCCGCGACCACATCCTCCGTTCTGCAGCCAGTCACCACCGAGACAGTGTCGGTAGCTCCGCCCCCGACAGCTCCAACTGCCCCAGGTCCTACCGCCCCCTCGTCCTCTGCTTCTAGTAACTGGGCGGATTTCAGTGCTAC ATGGCCGACCAACTCAACTGTGGAAAAACAGGACTCTGACGGCTGGGAGGCGTGGCCAAGCCAGCCGACACAACCCTCCTTGTCTGTGCCCAGTGGGGGGCAGGGCCGACAACGCTCCGCCTTCACCCCCGCcactctctctggctcctccccttcccctgtgCTTGGGCAG gGGGAGAAGGTGGAGGGGCTTCAGGCGCAGGCTCTGTACCCATGGCGGGCAAAGAAGGACAACCACCTGAACTTCAACAAGAGCGACGTGATCACAGTGCTGGAGCAGCAGGACATGTGGTGGTTCGGCGAGGTACAGGGCCAGAGAGGCTGGTTCCCAAAGTCCTACGTTAAGCTGATCTCTGGCCCTGTGCGCAAGTCCATGAG TATTGAGTCTGGATCCTCTGACAGCCCACCCAGTATGAAGAGACCCAGCCCTTCCCCCAACAAACCCATGGACCTTGGTGAAG AGTACTTGGCGATGTATACATACGAGAGTAGCGAGCAGGGCGACCTGACCTTCCAGCAGGGAGAGGTCATCGCCGTGCTGAGGAAAGAAGGTGACTGGTGGACGGGCACGGTGGGCGGCAGGACAGGCGTCTTCCCCTCCAACTACGTCAAGCCCAAGGACTCAGAG gGCCTGGGGCCTGCGGGTAAGACTGGCAGCCTGGGGAAGAAGCCAG AAATCGCCCAGGTGATTGCTCCCTACACGGCAACGGGGGCAGAGCAACTAACGCTGGCGCCCGGCCAGCTCATCCTCATCCGCAAGAAGAACCCTGGAGGCTGGTGGGAGGGGGAGCTGCAG GCAAGAGGGAAGAAGCGTCAGATTGGCTGGTTCCCAGCCAATTATGTGAAACTATTAAGTCCTAGTACCAGTAAGACTACGCCCACTGAGCCAACTCCACCCAAACTGCCAACACCTAATGCAG tgtgccaGGTGATTGGCATGTACGACTACACGGCTCAGAACGACGATGAGCTGCCGTTTGGGAAGGGCCAGATCATCAATGTGCTAAGCAGAGAGGACCCTGACTGGTGGAAGGGTGAGCTGAACGGCTCCGTCGGCCTTTTCCCCTCCAACTACGTCAAACTGACCACAGACACGGACCCCAGCCAGCAGT GGTGCGCTGACCTCCACCTCTTGGACATGCTGAGCCCGATGGAGAGGAAGCGGCAGGGCTACATCCATGAGCTCATCGTCACAGAGGAGAACTACGTCAACGACCTGCAGCTCGTCACAGAG ACCTTCCAGAAACCTCTGCTGGAGTGGGAGCTGCTGACGGAGAAAGAGGTGGCCATGATCTTCGTCAACTGGAAGGAGCTAATCATGTGCAACATCAAGCTGCTCAA GGCGCTGCGGGTGAGGAAGAAGATGTCGGGCGAGCGCATGCCGGTGAAAATGATCGGGGACATCCTGACGGCACAGCTGCCCCACATGCAGCCGTACATCCGCTTCTGCAGCTGTCAGCTCAATGGAGCCACCCTCATCCAGCAGAAGACCGACGAGGTGCCCGACTTCAAGGACTTCGTCAAG AGGTTGGCCATGGACCCGCGCTGTAAAGGCATGCCTCTCTCCAGTTTCCTGCTCAAACCTATGCAGAGGGTCACACGGTATCCCCTCATAATCAAAAAC ATTTTGGAGAACACGCCAGAAAGTCACCCGGACCACAGCCACCTGCGGCAGGCCCTGGAGAAGGCCGAGGAGCTGTGCTCACAGGTCAACGAGGGCGTGCGCGAGAAGGAGAACTCAGACAGACTGGAGTGGATACAGGCGCACGTACAGTGCGAGGGGTTGTCTGAG CAACTGGTCTTCAACTCGGTGACCAACTGCCTTGGCCCCCGCAAGTTCCTGCACAGCGGCAAGCTTTACAAGGCCAAGAGCAACAAGGAGCTCTACGGCTTCCTGTTCAACGACTTCCTGCTGCTGACGCAGGTCACCAAGCCGCTGGGCTCCTCCACCTCCGAAAAGGTGTTCGGCGCCAAGTCCCACCTGCAGTACCGCATGTACAAGACG CCCATCTTCCTGAACGAAGTTCTGGTGAAGCTCCCTACCGACCCCTCCGGAGACGAGCCCATCTTTCACATATCCCACATAGACCGAGTGTACACCATACGCGCAGACAGCATCAATGAGAG GACAGCGTGGGTGCAGAAGATCAAGGCTGCCTCTGAGCTCTTCATCGAGacggagaagaagaagagggagaaagccTATCTGG tgcggTCGCAGAGAGCTACAGGCATCGGCAGACTGATGGTAAACATTGTAGAAGGAATTGAGCTAAAACCATGTCGTTCTCATG gtaaaaGTAACCCATACTGTGAGGTGACTATGGGTGCTCAGTGTCACATCACTAAGACACTGCAGGACACACTGAACCCCAAGTGGAACTCAAACTGCCAGTTCTTCATCAGAGACCTGGAGCAGGATGTGCTCTGTGTGACTGTATTTGAGAGGGACCAATTCTCTCCTGATG attttcTTGGCAGGACAGAGATTCGACTGGCAGACATTAAAAAGGACCAGGGTTCAAAAGGACCAATTACTAAGAGGCTCCTCTTGCATGAAGTCCCCACTGGAGAGATAGTGGTCCGGCTCGACCTCCAACTGTTCGACgaaccctga